A segment of the Candidatus Rokuibacteriota bacterium genome:
CCCGGCGGTGGACGGTGTCTCCTACGACGTGAAGGAGGGGGAAACCGTCGCGCTGGTCGGCGAATCGGGCTGCGGCAAGACAGTGAGCGCGCTCAGCATCATGCGGCTCGTCGCCGCGCCGGCGGGCCGCATCGTCAGCGGCCAGATCCTCTTCAAGGGGCAGGACCTGCTCGCTCTGGACGAAGAGCCCATGCGGAAGATCCGCGGGCGGGAGATCGCTATGGTCTTCCAGGAGCCGATGACCTCGCTGAACCCGGTCCTCTCCATCGGCCGCCAGCTCACCGAGGCGCTGGAAATCCACCTCGGGATGACGCCGCAACAGGCCGAGCAGCGCGCCGTGGAGCTGCTCGCGACGGTCGGGATTCCCGATCCGGAGCGTCGGCTGGTCCAGTACCCCCACCAGTTCAGCGGCGGGATGCGTCAGCGGATGATGATCGCGATGGCGCTCTCCTGCTCGCCGTCGCTGATCCTGGCCGACGAGCCCACCACCGCGCTTGACGTCACCATCCAGGCCCAGATCCTGGAGCTGATGAAAGACCTCTCCCGCCGCCTCGGCGTTGCGATGGTCATCATCACCCACAACCTGGGGGTGGTGGCGCGGTACGCCGATCGCGTCAACGTCATGTACGCGGGGAAGATGATTGAGCAGGGGAGCGCGCGCGAAGTGTACGCCAACCCGCGCCACCCGTACACGCTGGGGCTCCTCCGCTCCGTGCCCCGCCTGGACGAGCCAAGGCGGGCGAAGCTCAACCCGATCGACGGCCAGCCGCCCGACCTCATGCGCCTGCCGCCCGGGTGCGCCTTCGCTCCCCGCTGCCGTTACGCGATCGCCCGGTGTCGGAGCGAGGTGCCACCGCTCCTCCGCGTCGCCGACGCTCACCTCTCGGCCTGCTGGGTGGCCGAGACGCTGGGCGTTGAGGCCAGGGTGTGACCGTGCGGGACGGCGGCATCCTCGAGGTCCGGGACCTAGTCAAGCACTTTCCTGTCGGCGGGGGTGGGCTGTTCGGGCGCCGCGTCGGCTTGGTGCGGGCGGTGGACGGGGTCAGCTTCGCGATCCGCAAGGGAGAGACCCTGGGGCTCGTGGGCGAGTCCGGCTGCGGCAAGACGACCACGGGACGGTGCATCCTCCAGCTCGATCGGCCGACCGCCGGCCAGGTCCTCTTTGAGGGCCGTAACCTCACGGGCATGAGCGACCCTGAGCTGCGCCCGGTCCGCCGGCGGATCCAGGTGATCTTCCAGGACCCTTACAGTTCGCTCAACCCGCGGATGACGGTGGGCCAGATCGTCGGCGAGCCGATGATGGTCCACGGGATCGTGCCCGAACGGCGGCGCCGCGCCGAGCGGGTGGCCGAGTTGCTCTCGGTGGTGGGGCTCCTGCCGGCTCACGCCCACCGGTACCCGCACGAGCTGTCCGGCGGTCAGCGCCAGCGGGTCGGGATCGCCCGCGCGTTGGCGATGGAGCCCTCGTTCGTCGTCTGCGATGAGCCCGTCTCGGCGCTCGACGTCTCCATCCAGGCCCAGATCATCAACCTGCTGGAGGAGCTCCAGGAGCGCTTCGGCCTCACCTACCTCTTCGTCGCCCATGACCTGTCGGTGGTCCGCCACATCTCCGACCGGGTCGCGGTGATGTACCTCGGCAAGATCATGGAGATCGCCGACCGCCAGGCCCTCTACGAAGACCCCCTCCACCCGTACACCAAAGCGCTCCTCTCGGCAGTGCCGATTCCGGACCCCGAGGTGGAAGCCCGGCGCGAGCACATCGTCCTCGGCGGAGAGGTGCCGAGCCCGTTGAATCCGCCTTCGGGGTGTGTCTTTCACCCCCGGTGCCCGATGGCGATCGACGACTGCCGGCGTGTCGTCCCCGAGCTCCGGGAGGTGAAGCCGGGGCACTGGGCCGCTTGCATCCGCGTGTAAATCAAGCGAGTTTTTCCTTGACAGGTCTGGCGGTCCCGACTAGCCTTAGCCGTGGCCGGGGAACCGAAGCCGGGCCATTTCGATTTGGAAATATAAGGCATTTCTCTCCAAGTTTCCCGAGGAGGTGTGACATGAGACACGCAGACCGGTGGCGTCACGTCCTGATCGGGGGGATCGCCCTGATCGTGGCCGTCACGCTCGCCACGCCCGCACAGGCCCAGGAGAAGCCGCGCTACGGCGGCGAGCTGATCTTCCCCGTGCCCTCCGAGCCGCCGTCCTACGACGGTCACCGGGAGGAGACCTTCGGGCTGATCCACCCCTTCGCTCCGTTCTACAACACGCTGCTCCGGGTGGACCCGAACGATCCGAGCGGCACCAAGCCGGTCCCGAGCCTGGCTGAGAGCTGGACAGTCGCCAAGGACGGGCTCACGTATACCTTCAAGCTCCACAAAGGGGTCAAGTTCCACGATGGGAGCGAGATGACGTCGAAGGACGTCAAGGCCTCCTACGACAAGATCATCTTCCCGCCTGAGGGTGTGGGGTCCACCCGGAAGGGGCAGTACGCGGTCGTTGAGGCCGTGGAGGCCCCTGACCCCT
Coding sequences within it:
- a CDS encoding ABC transporter ATP-binding protein yields the protein MRDGGILEVRDLVKHFPVGGGGLFGRRVGLVRAVDGVSFAIRKGETLGLVGESGCGKTTTGRCILQLDRPTAGQVLFEGRNLTGMSDPELRPVRRRIQVIFQDPYSSLNPRMTVGQIVGEPMMVHGIVPERRRRAERVAELLSVVGLLPAHAHRYPHELSGGQRQRVGIARALAMEPSFVVCDEPVSALDVSIQAQIINLLEELQERFGLTYLFVAHDLSVVRHISDRVAVMYLGKIMEIADRQALYEDPLHPYTKALLSAVPIPDPEVEARREHIVLGGEVPSPLNPPSGCVFHPRCPMAIDDCRRVVPELREVKPGHWAACIRV
- a CDS encoding ABC transporter ATP-binding protein, with the protein product MLLEVRDLRTYFFTGAGIVPAVDGVSYDVKEGETVALVGESGCGKTVSALSIMRLVAAPAGRIVSGQILFKGQDLLALDEEPMRKIRGREIAMVFQEPMTSLNPVLSIGRQLTEALEIHLGMTPQQAEQRAVELLATVGIPDPERRLVQYPHQFSGGMRQRMMIAMALSCSPSLILADEPTTALDVTIQAQILELMKDLSRRLGVAMVIITHNLGVVARYADRVNVMYAGKMIEQGSAREVYANPRHPYTLGLLRSVPRLDEPRRAKLNPIDGQPPDLMRLPPGCAFAPRCRYAIARCRSEVPPLLRVADAHLSACWVAETLGVEARV